One Glycine soja cultivar W05 chromosome 2, ASM419377v2, whole genome shotgun sequence genomic region harbors:
- the LOC114403744 gene encoding transmembrane emp24 domain-containing protein p24beta2-like isoform X1 yields the protein MNLPIVFQMRLSLRHALVFVLIGALWNLQRAEGIRFVIDRDECFSHDVKYEGDTVHVSFVVIKADSPWHYGDEGVDLVVKGPSGEQIQDFRDKTSEKFDFVAHKSGVHKFCFTNKSPYHETVDFDVHVGHFSYFEQHAKDEHFTPLLEQIGKLEEALYNIQFEQHWLEAQTDRQAIVNDAMSRRAVHKAIFESAALIGASALQVYLLQRLFERKLGTSRV from the exons ATGAATTTACCGATTGTTTTTCAGATGAGGTTATCGTTGAGGCATGCTTTGGTGTTTGTGTTAATCGGGGCGTTGTGGAACTTGCAAAGGGCAGAGGGTATCCGATTTGTGATAGACAGAGACGAGTGTTTCTCCCATGATGTGAAGTACGAGGGTGACACTGTTCATGTCTCTTTCGTTGTTATTAAGGCTGATTCTCCCTGGCATTACGGCGACGAAGGTGTCGATCTCGTG GTAAAGGGACCTTCTGGCGAGCAAATTCAAGATTTTCGGGACAAGACCAGTGAGAAGTTTGACTTTGTGGCTCACAAATCCGGGGTCCATAAATTCTGCTTCACCAACAAGTCTCCTTATCATGAAACTGTCGATTTTGATGTACATGTTGGTCACTTCTCTTACTTTGAGCAACATGCAAAAGATG AGCATTTCACCCCCTTGCTGGAGCAGATTGGGAAGTTGGAGGAAGCTCTATATAACATTCAGTTTGAACAGCATTGGTTAGAGGCTCAGACAGACCGCCAAGCAATAG TGAACGATGCAATGAGCAGAAGAGCAGTACACAAGGCAATTTTTGAATCAGCAGCACTGATTGGGGCTAGTGCGCTGCAAGTCTACCTTCTGCAGCGATTGTTTGAACGAAAGTTGGGTACCTCAAGAGTTTAG
- the LOC114403744 gene encoding transmembrane emp24 domain-containing protein p24beta2-like isoform X2 translates to MRLSLRHALVFVLIGALWNLQRAEGIRFVIDRDECFSHDVKYEGDTVHVSFVVIKADSPWHYGDEGVDLVVKGPSGEQIQDFRDKTSEKFDFVAHKSGVHKFCFTNKSPYHETVDFDVHVGHFSYFEQHAKDEHFTPLLEQIGKLEEALYNIQFEQHWLEAQTDRQAIVNDAMSRRAVHKAIFESAALIGASALQVYLLQRLFERKLGTSRV, encoded by the exons ATGAGGTTATCGTTGAGGCATGCTTTGGTGTTTGTGTTAATCGGGGCGTTGTGGAACTTGCAAAGGGCAGAGGGTATCCGATTTGTGATAGACAGAGACGAGTGTTTCTCCCATGATGTGAAGTACGAGGGTGACACTGTTCATGTCTCTTTCGTTGTTATTAAGGCTGATTCTCCCTGGCATTACGGCGACGAAGGTGTCGATCTCGTG GTAAAGGGACCTTCTGGCGAGCAAATTCAAGATTTTCGGGACAAGACCAGTGAGAAGTTTGACTTTGTGGCTCACAAATCCGGGGTCCATAAATTCTGCTTCACCAACAAGTCTCCTTATCATGAAACTGTCGATTTTGATGTACATGTTGGTCACTTCTCTTACTTTGAGCAACATGCAAAAGATG AGCATTTCACCCCCTTGCTGGAGCAGATTGGGAAGTTGGAGGAAGCTCTATATAACATTCAGTTTGAACAGCATTGGTTAGAGGCTCAGACAGACCGCCAAGCAATAG TGAACGATGCAATGAGCAGAAGAGCAGTACACAAGGCAATTTTTGAATCAGCAGCACTGATTGGGGCTAGTGCGCTGCAAGTCTACCTTCTGCAGCGATTGTTTGAACGAAAGTTGGGTACCTCAAGAGTTTAG
- the LOC114372219 gene encoding protein NOI4-like: MAERGRALPKFGDWDVNNPSAAQDFSVIFNKARNERKTGANKIHFPPNHNNTTKCNPPQVVLGKSHYKKWFCCINTSAES; encoded by the exons ATGGCG GAGAGGGGTAGAGCATTACCTAAGTTTGGGGACTGGGATGTGAATAATCCATCAGCAGCTCAGGATTTCTCAGTAATCTTCAACAAAGCCAGGAATGAGAGAAAGACTGGTGCTAATAAGATCCACTTTCCCCCAAATCataataacacaacaaaatgcAACCCCCCTCAAGTCGTTCTTGGCAAGTCCCATTAT AAAAAATGGTTTTGCTGTATAAACACATCTGCAGAATCATGA